The genome window CGCTGCTAATTCCAAGTATAACGTCAACACGATTGTTTATGATTTAGCCAGAAAATTTGTCGGCAAAAGTGCTTTTATCAATGCAACCGCGGTACAAGAGTCAGCGGCTTTACGTAACTGCATTATGAACTCTAAAGATTTTGCAGAATTTGCTTATTCCTGGGAGCACCTCGACATTGCACTGGTAGGTGTTGGTGGGCCTTTAACAAATAAGACCACTAGTCATTGGCGCGATCTGCTTACAACTGATGACCTCGTCTTATTAAAAGAACAGCACGCAATTGGCGATTGCTGCTGTACTTTTTTCAATGAAGATGGAAAAATTTTGGCTCCCGAACTCCAAAAGCGAACAATTGCGATTCCTTTATCCATGCTCAGTCGCGTGCCTATAAGCATTGCGCTAGCTAGTTCTTTAAGCAAAGTTCCCTCCATTAAGGCGCTTTTGTCGATGGGCATTGTTAACACTTTAATCACCGATCAAGAAACTGCAATAAATTTACTAAAAAGGTAGGTATAAACTATGGAATTTTTACTAGATACAATTCATATCCCCGACATCGAGCGTTTTGCCGGATTTTTGCCCTTAGCAGGTGTTACCTCTAATCCGACGATTGTCAAAAAAGAAGGTCACGTTGATTTCTTCAGTCACATGAAACAAATTCG of Xylocopilactobacillus apicola contains these proteins:
- a CDS encoding sugar-binding transcriptional regulator; amino-acid sequence: MKNRQLLARVAYQYYIQNKTQAEIANNLDLGRSTISRLLSEARRENIVSIQINDLDLLELEVKVKEAFNLRNVIIVTKSEAIAHEAALYLKQIIKPNNRVGVAWGSTLARMVGQLQHPKSTNATFIPLVGGPSAANSKYNVNTIVYDLARKFVGKSAFINATAVQESAALRNCIMNSKDFAEFAYSWEHLDIALVGVGGPLTNKTTSHWRDLLTTDDLVLLKEQHAIGDCCCTFFNEDGKILAPELQKRTIAIPLSMLSRVPISIALASSLSKVPSIKALLSMGIVNTLITDQETAINLLKR